The following coding sequences are from one Capsicum annuum cultivar UCD-10X-F1 chromosome 3, UCD10Xv1.1, whole genome shotgun sequence window:
- the LOC107861672 gene encoding aldehyde dehydrogenase family 7 member A1, whose product MSFAKKEYEFLKQIGIGPKNPGNYINGTWKATGSVISTINPANNQTIAEVVEASAKDYEEGMQACSEAAKVWVQVPAPKRGEIVRQIGDALRANLQEFGRLVSLEMGKILPEGIGEVQEVIDMCDFAVGLSRQLNGSIIPSERPNHMMLEMWNPLGIVGVITAFNFPCAVLGWNACIALVCGNCVVWKGAPTTPLVTIAMTKIVASVLEKNNLPGSIFTAFCGGAEIGEAIAKDTRIPLVSFTGSSKVGLAVQQTVNQRFGKCLLELSGNNAIIIMDDADVELAVRSVLFAAVGTAGQRCTTCRRLLVHETVYEKVLKPLADVYKQVKIGDPLEKGTLLGPLHTRTSRENFEKGIQNIKSQGGKILTGGSVIESEGNFVHPTIVEISSKAEIVKEELFAPVLYVMKFKTFEEAVEINNSVPQGLSSSIFTQNPGVMFRWIGAQGSDCGIVNVNIPTNGAEIGGAFGGEKGTGGGREAGSDSWKQYMRRSTCTINYGSELPLAQGINFG is encoded by the exons ATGAGTTTTGCAAAGAAAGAGTACGAGTTCCTTAAGCAGATCGGAATCGGCCCTAAAAATCCGGGTAATTACATTAATGGCACCTGGAAAGCTACTGGCTCCGTCATATCCACTATTAATCCCGCTAACAATCAG ACCATCGCCGAAGTTGTGGAAGCTTCTGCAAAAGATTATGAGGAAGGCATGCAAGCTTGCTCTGAAGCAGCTAAAGTTTGGGTGCAG GTTCCTGCACCAAAAAGAGGTGAGATTGTTAGGCAGATAGGTGACGCACTTCGAGCTAACCTTCAGGAATTTGGTCGACTTGTTTCACTGGAAATGGGAAAGATACTCCCCGAAGGAATTGGGGAGGTTCAA GAAGTCATTGATATGTGTGATTTTGCTGTGGGATTGAGTCGACAACTGAATGGATCCATTATTCCTTCTGAAC GCCCTAACCATATGATGTTGGAG ATGTGGAATCCTCTGGGGATAGTTGGAGTGATCACAGCTTTCAACTTCCCATGTGCTGTACTTG GATGGAATGCATGTATTGCGCTGGTCTGTGGCAATTGTGTAGTCTG GAAAGGTGCTCCAACAACACCTTTGGTTACCATAGCAATGACAAAAATTGTGGCCAGTGTATTGGAGAAGAACAATTTACCTGGTTCAATATTTACTGCCTTCTGCGGTGGAGCTGAAATTGGTGAAGCAATAGCGAAGGACACACGAATTCCTCTTGTTTCTTTCACAGGGAGCTCAAAG GTTGGTCTTGCAGTTCAGCAAACAGTAAATCAGAGATTTGGAAAATGCCTCCTAGAACTAAGtggaaataatgccattataatAATGGATGATGCTGACGTTGAACTTGCTGTTCGTTCTGTTTTGTTTGCTGCTGTTGGTACGGCTGGTCAGCGCTGTACAACATGTCGGAGACTG CTTGTTCACGAGACAGTATATGAGAAGGTCCTTAAACCCCTAGCGGATGTGTACAAGCAAGTAAAGATAGGGGATCCTTTAGAAAAAGGTACCTTACTTGGGCCACTGCATACTCGAACTTCTAGGGAAAACTTCGAGAAGGGAATCCAAAATATCAAGTCTCAG GGTGGAAAGATCCTTACTGGTGGTTCAGTCATAGAATCTGAGGGTAACTTTGTGCATCCAACAATTGTTGAAATTTCTTCAAAAGCTGAAATTGTGAAGGAAGAATTGTTTGCTCCAGTTCTTTATGTTATGAAATTTAAG ACTTTCGAAGAAGCGGTTGAAATTAACAACTCTGTCCCTCAAGGTTTGAGTAGTTCCATCTTCACCCAAAATCCAGGAGTTATGTTTAGGTGGATTGG AGCTCAAGGAAGTGATTGTGGCATTGTCAATGTAAACATACCAACAAATGGAGCTGAAATTGGTGGTGCTTTTGGAGGTGAAAAAGGTACTGGTGGTGGTCGTGAGGCAGGAAGTGACTCTTGGAAACAATATATGAGGCGCTCAACTTG TACAATCAACTACGGAAGTGAACTACCATTGGCACAAGGAATCAATTTTGGTTAG
- the LOC107861673 gene encoding uncharacterized protein LOC107861673 isoform X1, with amino-acid sequence MYGLNLIASTISDVDSPNPHSIIEMSTEVISESAVVMNTAEAGKLSAAATIEVDCAKCDCCGLTEECTLAYIETIRERYQGKWICGLCAEAVKDEMLRCERLINAEEALSRHLNFCKKFSSSSPPVDPTVHLIAAMRQLLRRSLDSPKSLRSMPCSPSRNSREMQPNVLVRAESCIPTISLVESAAYHAMEMDGDSECNEDGNF; translated from the exons ATGTACGGCCTAAATTTAATTGCCAGCACAATCTCTGACGTGGATTCTCCAAACCCTCACTCAATCATTGag ATGTCGACGGAGGTGATCAGTGAGTCGGCTGTAGTGATGAATACTGCTGAGGCGGGAAAGCTATCGGCGGCGGCGACAATCGAAGTGGACTGCGCGAAATGCGATTGTTGTGGATTGACGGAAGAGTGTACTCTGGCTTACATAGAGACAATCCGCGAGCGGTATCAAGGAAAATGGATATGCGGATTGTGTGCGGAGGCTGTTAAGGATGAGATGCTGCGGTGTGAGAGGTTGATCAACGCAGAAGAAGCTCTTTCTCGTCACCTCAATTTCTGTAAGAAGTTCAGTTCATCTTCTCCGCCTGTCGATCCGACTGTTCATTTGATCGCTGCAATGAGGCAGCTTCTGCGGAGGAGCTTGGATTCGCCGAAATCGCTTAGGTCTATGCCTTGTAGTCCGTCGAGGAACAGTAGAGAGATGCAGCCTAATGTGCTTGTTCGAGCTGAAAGTTGTATTCCCACAATCTCTCTTGTGGAGTCTGCTGCTTATCATGCCATGGAAATGGATGGCGATTCCGAATGTAACGAAGATGGTAATTTCTAG
- the LOC107861673 gene encoding uncharacterized protein LOC107861673 isoform X2, whose protein sequence is MSTEVISESAVVMNTAEAGKLSAAATIEVDCAKCDCCGLTEECTLAYIETIRERYQGKWICGLCAEAVKDEMLRCERLINAEEALSRHLNFCKKFSSSSPPVDPTVHLIAAMRQLLRRSLDSPKSLRSMPCSPSRNSREMQPNVLVRAESCIPTISLVESAAYHAMEMDGDSECNEDGNF, encoded by the coding sequence ATGTCGACGGAGGTGATCAGTGAGTCGGCTGTAGTGATGAATACTGCTGAGGCGGGAAAGCTATCGGCGGCGGCGACAATCGAAGTGGACTGCGCGAAATGCGATTGTTGTGGATTGACGGAAGAGTGTACTCTGGCTTACATAGAGACAATCCGCGAGCGGTATCAAGGAAAATGGATATGCGGATTGTGTGCGGAGGCTGTTAAGGATGAGATGCTGCGGTGTGAGAGGTTGATCAACGCAGAAGAAGCTCTTTCTCGTCACCTCAATTTCTGTAAGAAGTTCAGTTCATCTTCTCCGCCTGTCGATCCGACTGTTCATTTGATCGCTGCAATGAGGCAGCTTCTGCGGAGGAGCTTGGATTCGCCGAAATCGCTTAGGTCTATGCCTTGTAGTCCGTCGAGGAACAGTAGAGAGATGCAGCCTAATGTGCTTGTTCGAGCTGAAAGTTGTATTCCCACAATCTCTCTTGTGGAGTCTGCTGCTTATCATGCCATGGAAATGGATGGCGATTCCGAATGTAACGAAGATGGTAATTTCTAG
- the LOC107861674 gene encoding uncharacterized protein LOC107861674 isoform X1: MFRFRKLMATATIATAAGAAALLYYTLNKKLQSSPTTDDDDEECGSSGQDHALLGVNRVTNKLIQAPATWLETIATLSETLRFTYSETLGKWPIGDLAFGISFLLKQQGNIHVSSIFCAGDSAQLKGSDIAAELKCLLHLLTVCWHFSKKPFPLFLEETGYSQESVLLQEPKAGILKPAFTILADHRSKSFLLVIRGTHSIKDTLTAATGAVVPFHHTMVHEGGVSNLVLGYAHCGMVAAARWIAKLATPCLLKALNIYPQYKLKIVGHSLGGGTAALLTYVLREQKELSTATCVAFAPAACMTWELAESGCEFITSVINGADLVPTFSAASVDDLRTEVTASAWLNDLRNQIEHTRILSTVYRSASALGSRLPSIATAKAKVAGAGAILRPVSSGTQVVMKRAQSMAQAALSRPAMQLSSWSCIGPRRRSTAIQVNSEERQISCGTSSGENSETFLLESEQTRSTTVMELPVSSTEGVTWNTEIDQSFADGINIHDGLDPDLGGEHVAHGPEDRMTEVEMWQQLEHELYDQSEGETDVAKEIREEEAAAIAESGQSSSESSIIPNTKEVHRFFPPGKIMHIVTFVSEEVDHESDSDTSSEDHNQPKDTKVGIFLTPRSLYSKIRLSQTMISDHFMPVYRRQIEKLIRDLENDAACERSKEKS; this comes from the exons ATGTTCAG GTTTAGGAAACTGATGGCGACAGCAACTATCGCCACTGCAGCAGGTGCTGCTGCTCTATTATATTATACGTTAAATAAGAAGTTGCAATCTTCTCCAACAACGGATGATGATGACGAAGAATGTGGGAGCAGCGGCCAAGATCATGCTCTACTAGGAGTTAATAGGGTTACCAATAAACTTATACAGGCTCCTGCTACGTGGTTGGAGACAATAGCAACATTGTCCGAGACTCTTAGGTTTACTTACTCGGAGACCTTGGGCAAGTGGCCTATTGGGGACTTGGCTTTTGGCATCAGTTTTCTGTTGAAGCAGCAG GGGAACATACATGTTAGTAGCATATTCTGTGCCGGAGACAGTGCACAGTTAAAAGGTTCTGATATTGCTGCAGAGCTTAAATGCCTCTTGCACTTGTTGACAGTTTGTTGGCATTTCTCCAAAAAGCCTTTTCCATTATTCTTGGAGGAGACGGGCTATTCCCAAGAAAGTGTTTTACTACAAGAACCCAAAGCTGGA ATTCTGAAGCCAGCTTTTACAATACTTGCTGACCACCGATCAAAATCTTTCCTCCTTGTAATTCGTGGAACTCATAGTATTAAAGATACTTTGACAGCTGCTACTGGTGCAGTTGTGCCTTTCCATCACACTATGGTACATGAGGGAGGAGTTAGCAATTTGGTGTTAGGATATGCACATTGTGGAATGGTGGCAGCCGCTCGATGGATCGCAAAACTTGCAACGCCTTGTCTTCTTAAAGCACTTAATATTTATCCCCAATACAAACTTAAG ATTGTGGGACACTCCTTGGGTGGAGGAACTGCTGCTCTTTTAACTTATGTACTCCGTGAGCAGAAGGAACTATCAACAGCTACCTGTGTAGCATTTGCTCCAG CTGCCTGTATGACATGGGAGTTAGCTGAATCGGGGTGTGAATTTATTACCTCGGTAATCAATGGAGCTGATTTGGTGCCTACATTTTCAGCTGCTTCGGTGGACGACTTGCGTACTGAG GTGACAGCATCTGCTTGGTTGAATGATCTAAGAAATCAAATTGAGCATACTAGGATTCTTAGTACTGTTTATCGTTCGGCATCAGCCCTGGGATCTCGTCTTCCATCTATTGCCACTGCTAAGGCTAAGGTTGCAGGTGCTGGTGCAATACTGCGGCCTGTTTCCAGTGGCACACAG GTTGTCATGAAGAGAGCACAAAGTATGGCCCAGGCAGCATTGTCACGACCTGCCATGCAACTGTCGTCATGGTCATGCATTGGTCCCAGACGTCGATCCACAGCTATTCAGGTTAATTCTGAAGAAAGGCAAATCTCCTGTGGAACTTCATCCGGCGAAAATTCTGAAACATTCCTTCTGGAATCTGAGCAGACCAGAAGTACGACTGTGATGGAGCTTCCTGTATCTTCGACCGAGGGAGTCACCTGGAACACGGAAATTGATCAATCTTTTGCAGATGGGATTAATATCCATGATGGCCTGGATCCCGATCTTGGTGGTGAACATGTGGCCCATGGACCTGAAGACCGAATGACGGAAGTTGAGATGTGGCAACAACTAGAGCATGAACTGTATGATCAGTCTGAAGGTGAAACTGATGTTGCGAAGGAGATTAGGGAAGAAGAAGCAGCAGCCATTGCAGAATCAGGTCAGAGCTCAAGTGAAAGCTCTATTATTCCAAACACAAAGGAGGTGCACAGATTCTTTCCTCCTGGAAAGATAATGCATATAGTCACTTTTGTCTCCGAGGAGGTTGATCATGAAAGTGACAGCGACACATCGAGTGAGGACCATAACCAACCCAAGGATACAAAGGTTGGAATTTTTCTCACTCCTAGATCATTGTATAGTAAAATAAGGCTGTCACAAACAATGATCAGTGATCATTTCATGCCGGTTTATAGAAGGCAGATAGAGAAACTAATTAGGGATCTTGAGAACGACGCTGCTTGTGAAAGATCAAAAGAAAAATCCTGA
- the LOC107861674 gene encoding uncharacterized protein LOC107861674 isoform X2 — MATATIATAAGAAALLYYTLNKKLQSSPTTDDDDEECGSSGQDHALLGVNRVTNKLIQAPATWLETIATLSETLRFTYSETLGKWPIGDLAFGISFLLKQQGNIHVSSIFCAGDSAQLKGSDIAAELKCLLHLLTVCWHFSKKPFPLFLEETGYSQESVLLQEPKAGILKPAFTILADHRSKSFLLVIRGTHSIKDTLTAATGAVVPFHHTMVHEGGVSNLVLGYAHCGMVAAARWIAKLATPCLLKALNIYPQYKLKIVGHSLGGGTAALLTYVLREQKELSTATCVAFAPAACMTWELAESGCEFITSVINGADLVPTFSAASVDDLRTEVTASAWLNDLRNQIEHTRILSTVYRSASALGSRLPSIATAKAKVAGAGAILRPVSSGTQVVMKRAQSMAQAALSRPAMQLSSWSCIGPRRRSTAIQVNSEERQISCGTSSGENSETFLLESEQTRSTTVMELPVSSTEGVTWNTEIDQSFADGINIHDGLDPDLGGEHVAHGPEDRMTEVEMWQQLEHELYDQSEGETDVAKEIREEEAAAIAESGQSSSESSIIPNTKEVHRFFPPGKIMHIVTFVSEEVDHESDSDTSSEDHNQPKDTKVGIFLTPRSLYSKIRLSQTMISDHFMPVYRRQIEKLIRDLENDAACERSKEKS; from the exons ATGGCGACAGCAACTATCGCCACTGCAGCAGGTGCTGCTGCTCTATTATATTATACGTTAAATAAGAAGTTGCAATCTTCTCCAACAACGGATGATGATGACGAAGAATGTGGGAGCAGCGGCCAAGATCATGCTCTACTAGGAGTTAATAGGGTTACCAATAAACTTATACAGGCTCCTGCTACGTGGTTGGAGACAATAGCAACATTGTCCGAGACTCTTAGGTTTACTTACTCGGAGACCTTGGGCAAGTGGCCTATTGGGGACTTGGCTTTTGGCATCAGTTTTCTGTTGAAGCAGCAG GGGAACATACATGTTAGTAGCATATTCTGTGCCGGAGACAGTGCACAGTTAAAAGGTTCTGATATTGCTGCAGAGCTTAAATGCCTCTTGCACTTGTTGACAGTTTGTTGGCATTTCTCCAAAAAGCCTTTTCCATTATTCTTGGAGGAGACGGGCTATTCCCAAGAAAGTGTTTTACTACAAGAACCCAAAGCTGGA ATTCTGAAGCCAGCTTTTACAATACTTGCTGACCACCGATCAAAATCTTTCCTCCTTGTAATTCGTGGAACTCATAGTATTAAAGATACTTTGACAGCTGCTACTGGTGCAGTTGTGCCTTTCCATCACACTATGGTACATGAGGGAGGAGTTAGCAATTTGGTGTTAGGATATGCACATTGTGGAATGGTGGCAGCCGCTCGATGGATCGCAAAACTTGCAACGCCTTGTCTTCTTAAAGCACTTAATATTTATCCCCAATACAAACTTAAG ATTGTGGGACACTCCTTGGGTGGAGGAACTGCTGCTCTTTTAACTTATGTACTCCGTGAGCAGAAGGAACTATCAACAGCTACCTGTGTAGCATTTGCTCCAG CTGCCTGTATGACATGGGAGTTAGCTGAATCGGGGTGTGAATTTATTACCTCGGTAATCAATGGAGCTGATTTGGTGCCTACATTTTCAGCTGCTTCGGTGGACGACTTGCGTACTGAG GTGACAGCATCTGCTTGGTTGAATGATCTAAGAAATCAAATTGAGCATACTAGGATTCTTAGTACTGTTTATCGTTCGGCATCAGCCCTGGGATCTCGTCTTCCATCTATTGCCACTGCTAAGGCTAAGGTTGCAGGTGCTGGTGCAATACTGCGGCCTGTTTCCAGTGGCACACAG GTTGTCATGAAGAGAGCACAAAGTATGGCCCAGGCAGCATTGTCACGACCTGCCATGCAACTGTCGTCATGGTCATGCATTGGTCCCAGACGTCGATCCACAGCTATTCAGGTTAATTCTGAAGAAAGGCAAATCTCCTGTGGAACTTCATCCGGCGAAAATTCTGAAACATTCCTTCTGGAATCTGAGCAGACCAGAAGTACGACTGTGATGGAGCTTCCTGTATCTTCGACCGAGGGAGTCACCTGGAACACGGAAATTGATCAATCTTTTGCAGATGGGATTAATATCCATGATGGCCTGGATCCCGATCTTGGTGGTGAACATGTGGCCCATGGACCTGAAGACCGAATGACGGAAGTTGAGATGTGGCAACAACTAGAGCATGAACTGTATGATCAGTCTGAAGGTGAAACTGATGTTGCGAAGGAGATTAGGGAAGAAGAAGCAGCAGCCATTGCAGAATCAGGTCAGAGCTCAAGTGAAAGCTCTATTATTCCAAACACAAAGGAGGTGCACAGATTCTTTCCTCCTGGAAAGATAATGCATATAGTCACTTTTGTCTCCGAGGAGGTTGATCATGAAAGTGACAGCGACACATCGAGTGAGGACCATAACCAACCCAAGGATACAAAGGTTGGAATTTTTCTCACTCCTAGATCATTGTATAGTAAAATAAGGCTGTCACAAACAATGATCAGTGATCATTTCATGCCGGTTTATAGAAGGCAGATAGAGAAACTAATTAGGGATCTTGAGAACGACGCTGCTTGTGAAAGATCAAAAGAAAAATCCTGA